In Lycium ferocissimum isolate CSIRO_LF1 chromosome 7, AGI_CSIRO_Lferr_CH_V1, whole genome shotgun sequence, the sequence AGGTACAAAGAGTGCCTGAAGAACCATGCAGCAGCCATGGGTGGCAATGCAACTGATGGATGTGGTGAGTTCATGCCAAGTGGTGAAGAAGGTACAATTGAAGCCCTCATTTGTTCAGCTTGCAATTGCCATAGAAACTTCCATAGAAAAGAAATAGAAGGTGAAGAACAACTCCTTCAATTACCCTCTTCTTGTGGTGATTGCTATCATCTCAATAGGGGAGGCAAAAAAGTTTATTTGGGACATAACCATCACAAGGGCCTTTTAGGTCCTGAGCCATTTGGAACTATAATTCCTTCTAGAGTACCACCACATCATCAGATGATAATGTCATATAACATGGGGTCACTTCCTAATTCCGAGTCAGAAGAACATGATCAAGATCATGGTGGGGTTATGGGTATGGCTAGGCCAttacatcataatcatcatgtgaAGAAGAGGTTTAGGACAAAGTTTACTCAAGAACAGAAGGAGAAAATGCTCAATTTTGCTGAGAAAGTTGGATGGAAAATACAAAAACAAGAGGAAGCTGTGGTGCAACAGTTTTGCCAAGAAGTGGGAGTTAAAAGAAGAGTACTTAAAGTATGGATGCACAACAATAAGCACAGTCTTGCCAAGAAAAATACCAACGATATTCTTCCTCATGAAAATcaagtttgatttgattttccATCTGCTAATTAATTCTCCTTTGTTTTTTGTTCACCTTTTTGTCtggattttatatttatggggTATGGTcatttctagaattaggataATATTTAAGAATAATACATTGGGAGTATGTATTGTAGTGTTATTAGCTAGTGCATGTGGGAATTGGAATGGTGGAGGAGGTTCTTCTTCGTTTGGATGTTgtttaattaactaattaatctCTCCAGTGGGGACTGTATTTATATTAATTCAGTCTTTTAATGGATTTCTTGGGATGCctatttttttgtaaaagaaatTTATGAGTCAACTACCACGTTTGCATTTGACCCCAAACACTACACTACTGCCAAAGAAGTTTTTGTTCGTACGGATGGACACTTGTGTGAATTCCCATAGCACATCAGCAATCCCCAAAAATGGGAATTAATCGGCcctccaaaaagaaaaaaattgaacttaaagtaaaatcattttttttttttggttttccctTTGTGTATTGATTAATTTATCTTCCATTCTTGATCCGCCACAAGGAAGGCAATAAGAATTAATTTTTGATACTTAGACAGGGTTTTATTTACAAGtgttctttttaaaaattctaAAGAATAAAAAAGCATGGCATATCTAATGAAAACACATGTTATTTTGCAAATATCAaaggagtgttttttttttctaatatcgAAACAACCTAATGTGAGGTTTTTACCAAATTAAcacaaatatttttctaaaattattttctcactAAGGGTGTTGAGCCGGCCTGGAATCAAACCGCCCCTGGACGGATTTGTTGTTATTTCTGGTTCAAGTTCACAATTAGCCGTTTTTAGTAACCCCATtaaaagaataatcaaaactTCAATTTTATGAAGTTCTTAAAGTTTAGCTCTCTCAGAATTAATTACAGATACGCgagtttgaagttgaaatcatgagTCTAAAGTTTCTAACTCCAGACCTTAGTTTACAATTTGAAGCACATACTTTTGCTTTCCAACACTATGCCGTACTCTCTTCATGTTAGTTTTTAGAGACACATTTTCCACTCTCatatgtctcaaaatatttggtacATTTTACAGATAATACAAGTTATTTAGAATTCTCATTCATTGACTAAATGTTACTTCAAGCATTATGAAATCAATTCACCGTGTAAATtttgaagaagaggaagaagaagaaggttgatTTTCCCCTCTTCatattaaagtttaaatatttctaGACAAGGGCTATGTTTTGAATTGCATATGTGAGAGGCTACAAGCTACGTTATTTCTGAATTAAAACAGATAGAGATGTCAACACAGCACATAAAACAATCCCAGAATTATTCACTTGCCGAACGTCTGCTGAaattgttgtcaaaataatctGTATAAGTATAAACAAAGTTTCAACAGAATCTGTAAAACACTTAGTCAAACAGATTACacagtataaaatatttaaaacaagaaACTACGTAAACCGGAAAATGAACAAAACAAAGtgttggaagaaaaaaaaaatattttaaacaagAGAATATAATCGAGCCCACTTAGTTCaaagtgtgtccttaaggaaattattccctcACAAGATTTCGAGGTTGATGGAATATCCCCTCCAGGATAGAACGATTATCTTACCGTAATAGTAGTACTCCAAATTTCGGTAGCGGCGAACCACTCAACAAGAGTGTATCACACTCTAATAAACAAGAGAGAGTTTTGGAGAGAAAGATTTGTAAGCGCAGAAAATTCGCATCGAATTCGGAAAATGAAGGAATTTATAGCAAGCTGAGGTACCGATTcgaatgtttgcaaccattcgCATAAAACCACTGTGTTTTTTGgagggaaatttgaaaaaaatccgGGAAGAGAAAAACGGACCGGGTCGGTCACAAGTCGCGGGTAAGGgtcaattttctatttaattaattaattaattaaataaataaataattaattaaataattaaagaaaagtttgtccaaaaagataatcaatcaatcgatcttttccaaatccaaatccaaagccAAAGCCAAAGCCGAAGCCGAGCCGAGcgagcgacgacgacggcgcgaggggTCCTTGCCCCCTCAACCCTTTTAGCAACTAGAGAAGGTGTAATGTAATATATACAcctctcttttcctctctttttcctaTGTGGGACAAATGCTTTAACCAAAGCAAAAAAGGACCTTTTACATTCCCTTCACTTTTCATCCCATCATTTCCCATTCACCAATATCAAaacccaacaatcccccacatgaatggggaatggcCATAATATAAAAGAATGCGCGGACAAGTGTGATATACAAGCGAAGATTGACTGTatctggataagtaggtttccctttgaactttccgtagtgaACTTATATCGGATATACTCGATCaatcggtagatttgatatTTTTGAACCGTCGAACTTTGTTGTATATCTAGACAACATAAGTCACACAATCAACCCTCAACCGTTTATGGTTCTCACGGTTGTGTTCGTTTCAGCCATGAACACCGCCCGGTTTCATGAGTGCATAGAGAACGGGCCTTCATTGTCATTCCCCTTTTAAAGCGCTTACACTTaacactcacataggtgatttCTAAACACGTGGTCCTATAGCCACATTATCCGGTCATACACGCCGCATTTAAATAATCATTAAAAAACCTTAATGCTTTATTAACtcattaacaagccataaagttttatccttatttctgaacattgtcttcatccgagaatgggttgagttatttgacaatgttgaaccgtcagtcacaactttgtttgatctccttgAACCTAGCTCTTGGGATCTCCATACCgctaggtagagttaccgccatGATGACTTGTCCTCGGCCTTAACCCCATTCCCATTGATGATCTACTAACTCCCTCTCTAGATAAGCCTTTTGTAAGCGGATCCGCTACGTTATCTCTCTTGACTTTACATAGTCAATCGTGATAACGCCACTATAGAGAGGAGTTGTCTAACGGTATTGTGTCTCCGTCGTATGTGACGGGATTTTCCGTTATACATTACGCTCCCTGCCCTACCTATTGCTGCTTGACTGtcacaatgtatacatataggaGCCAAAGGTTTGGGCCAGAATGGAATATCTTCTAAGAAATTCCGAGCCATTCAGCTTCTTCACCGGCCTTGTCTAAAGCTATGAATTCAGATTCCATAGTGGAACGGGCGATGCAAGTCTGTTTGGATGATTTCCAAGACACGCTCCACTCCCACCGTGAAAACATATCCACTTCGTGGATTTAACTTCGTACGATCCGTTGATCCAATTTGCATCACTATATCCTCAATCACTTCgggatatttattataatgcaaAGCATAGTCTTGAGTATGTTTAGATACCCCAAAACTCGTTTCATTGCCATCCAATGTGTGTGATTGGGATTACTTGTAAACCGACTCAGTTTGCTAATAGCACATGCTATATCTGGTCGTGTACAATTCATGATATACATCAGACTTCCCAACACTCTCGCATAGTCCCCTTGTGATTTACTTTCACCTTCATTCTTTTGAAGTGCGTAACTCACATCAATTGGAGTTCTGGCAATCTTGAAATCcaagtacttgaacttgtcaaGTATTTTCTCTATGTAGTGAGACTGTGATAATGCTATACCTTGTGGAGTTCTATGAATTTCGATTCCTAGGATTACATCAAAGaactcctaagtctttcatgtcaaatttgCTAGCCAAAGATGCGCTTTGTAGCATTTATATCGCCATATCTTTGCTCATTATCAaagcatgtcatcaacatacaaacaaaCAATGACTTCGTGGCTCTGGAGTGTTTTTAATGTAAACACATTTATCACACTCATTGATTTTAAAGCCATTTGCCAACATGGTTTGGTCAAATTTAGCATGCCATTGTTTGGGTGCTTGTTTAAGTCCATAAAGCGACTTTACAAGTTTGcacactttcttttctttaccAGGAACCACAAAACCCTCGggttgttccatgtaaatttcttcctccaaatcaCCATTTAAGAAAGCTGTTTTAACGTCCATTTGGTGAATTTTAAGACCATACACGGCTGCGCAGCCACTAACACCCGAATGGACGTTATTCTTGTTACAGGCGAGTATGTGTCAAAATAATCAAGACCTTCTTTTTGTCTATAACCTTTGACCACAAGCcttgccttatatttgtcaatagtgccgtcagctttcattttccttttaaaaatccaTTTAGAACCTAAAGGCTTGTTTCCAGGAGGAAGATCAACCACTTCCCATGTGTGGTTATCTAAGATTGATTGAATCTCACTATTGACTGCCTCTTTCCAAAATGCTGAATCAGGAGATGACATAGCCGCCTTGAAATTTTGAGGCTCATTTTCAAGAAGGAATGTCACAAAATCTGGACCGAAGGAAGTAGATGTCCTTTGACGTTTGCTACGCCTTGGATCTTCTTCGCTAGGGGCATTCTCCATTGGTTCTTCCCGTGGTCGTTTAAATCTTTCATTCGACGACTCGCATTCAATTTTATACGGatagatgttttcaaagaattcaAGATTATCGATTCAATTACCGTATTATTATGAATTTCGGATTGTCGAATCATGAACCAAAAATCTACATGCTTTACTGTTTGTTGCATATCCAATGAAAACACAATCCACGGTTTTTTATCCTATTTTCACCCTTTTGGGTAAAGGAACTTGTACCTTTGCTAGACACCCCCAcactttaaaatatttcaagttgggttttcttcctttccatttttcATAAGGAATAGAGTGTGTTTTGCTGTGGGGTACTCTGTTGAGTATTCGGTTAGCTGTAAGGATAGCTTCCCCCCACAAGTTCTGCGGTAAACCGGAACTGATTAGTAAAGCATTCATCATTTCTTTCAATGTCCGATTTTTCCTTTCCGCAACTCCATtggattgtggtgtgtaggGGGCAGTAGTTTGATGGATGATTCCATATTCTAAGCATATTTCTGCAAAAGGAGATTCGTATTCCCCACCCCTATCACTTCTAatcattttaatctttttattcaattgattttcGACTTCATTCTTATATTGCTTAAATGCTTCTATTGCTTCATCCTTACTATTTAGCaaataaacataacaatatCGAGTGCAATCGTCAATAAAAGTTATGAAATACTTTTTCCCACCGCGAGATGGTATTGACTTCATATCACAAATGTCATTGTGGattaagtctaaaggatttgaatTCTTTTGAACAGACTTATACGAATGCTTAACAAACTTTGATTCAACACATATTTGACATTTAGATATATTACACTCAAATTTAGGCAATATTTCAAGATTAATCATTTTTCGCAAGGTTTTGTAATTGACATGTCCTAAACGAACATGCCATAAATTATTTGACTCCAATAAGTAAGAAGAAGCAGATTTTCCATTAATACTGTCAACAACCATTACATTAAGTTTGAAAAGGCCCTCGGTGAGGTAGCCCTTTCCTACAAACATGTCATTCTTACTAAGTACAAATTTATCACTAACCAACACGCACTTAAACCCATTTTTCACGAGTAGTGCGGCTGAAACTAAGTTCTTCCTAATTGATGGAACGTGCATGACGTTGTTGAGAGTCAACACTTTTCCGTATGTCATCTTCAACAGTAACCTTTCCATATCCTTCAACTTTGGTCGTTGCAAAGTATTTCCCATGTATAGCTCCTCTTCGGGTCCACGGGAGTGTAGGTTGCAAATGCTTCCTTAACGGCACACACATGTCGAGTGGCGCCAGAATCAAGCCACCACTCTTTTGGGTTACCAACCAGGTTGCACTGAGACAGCATTGCACACAGGTCATCAACATCTTCCACCATGTTTGCTGAcccttgtttttctctttgtcCTTCTTGGGGCACGACAAGCCGGAGCTTTATGGCCCCGCTTTACCACAATTATAACAGCTTGCCCTTGAACTTTTTCTTGTTATGATCCTTCTCCTTTCCGTAAGGcctcttccttttcttgttctttttcggAGCAAAGATCTTCAACGACGTTTGCCCCTTCAATCGGTGAACTCTTACGGTACCTCTTTCTCCAGCTTTGTTATCTTCCTCGATCTTGAGACGAATCACAAGATCCTCCaacttcatttcctttcttttgtgcTTAAGATAATTCTTGAAATCTTTCCACGAGGGTGGCAACTTCTCAATCATTGCAAGCCCACTTGGAACGCTTCATTCACTACCATACCTTCAAAGAATAAGGTCATGGAAGATAAGTGAAGCTCTTGAACTTGGGTTCCAACGGTTTTTCCATCCACCATTTTGTAGTCTAGGAATTTGGCAACCACAAACTTCTTCAAGCAAGCATCTTCGATTTTGTACTTCTTTTCAAGTGCACTCCATAGTTCTTTGGAGGTCTCTACTGCACTGTAGACGTTGTACAAGTCATCTTCTAAGGCACTCAAAATGTAGCCTTTGCACAAAAAATCAGCCTGTTTCCAAGCCTCAGTAACCATGAACTTTTGGTTGTCAGGCATGTCGGCAGCAGGCGAGGGTCCTCATCGGTGAACTTTTGCATACCAAGGGTGGTAAGCCAAAAGAACATTCTTTGTCGCCATCCTTTAAAGTTCACCGGTGAACTTTGTTTTGCATACCAAGGGTGGTAAGCGGTGCAATGTTTGCGAGAAAAGAATTGCCATTATTTCTTTGTCGCCATCCAAATTTAAAGTTTTAGCTAAAACCGAATAGCAATTAAAACTAATAAAAGTCgaaactaaatatatatataccgggGATGTCTCTTAGTAATGTCTCATGGCTACCCGCGTGATTTGGAACCTACGGAGTTTGAGGGGTTCACTAGATTTTAGATTCCTTCTCCATTTCTACTAGGTAATCTAGTATCCTTATGCATGAGTAACCGACCGGATTTTTGACAATTTTCATTCATAGAGGGGAGAACACGTGGATCCGACTGCTCGGGGCCTAGGAGTTCCATATCTCTCAATTGCCatcatttctttattattgCCTCACGCCCGCTTTCAATGGTGGAATCCATCGAATGCGTTTAAAGCACGGGATTACTAAAAAGGTTTCCGCTAGGTAAGGAACTTGAAAATAGCAATTAAATCACAAACTTCAACGATgaagattttatttcttcaaataaAGATAATTATGAACTTTGGTATTCCAacgaagtttttatatcttcgaGTCGAATACTAATATTCATATGGAGTAGAAAACTACGAAGTTTTAATCTCCTTAAATGAAtacgattataatattatattaatttccttaagattgttgtcaaaataatcGTATAAGTATAAACAAAGTTTCAACAGAATGTAAAACACTTAGTAAAAAGATTACACaagataaaatatttaaaacaagaaACTAAACCGGAAAATGAACGAAACAAtgttggaagaaaaaaaatattttcgtaaTATAATCGAGCCCACTTAGTTCaaagtgtgtccttaaggaaattattcccctcacaAGACTCGAGGTTGATGGAATATCCCCTCCCAGATAGAACGATTATCTTACCGAATAGTAGTACTCCAAATTTCGGTAGCGGCGAACCACTCAACAAACAGTGTATCACACGTAATAAACAAGAGAGAGTTTTGGAGAGAAAgatttgtaaataaaattaaatatttcgAAAAATGAAGGAATTTATAGAATTGGAAAAATGCGATTcgaatgtttgcaaccattcaGATCAGTCACTGTTTTTTGgagggaaatttgaaaaaatccGGGAAGAGAAAACGGACCGGGTCGGTCACAAGTCGCGGGTCGCGGGTAAGGGtcgattttctatttaattaaataattaattaattaaataaataaataattaattaaataattaaagaaaagtttGTCCAAAAAGATAATCAATCAATCTTTTGCCAAAGCCAAAGCCGAGCCGAGCGAGcgacgacggcgcgaggggTCCTTGCCCCCTCAACCCTTTTAGCAACTAGAGAAGGTGTAATGTAATATATACAcctctcttttcctctcttttttctaTGTGGGACAAATGCTTTAACCAAAGCAAAAAAGGGACCTTTTACATTCCCTTCACTTTTCATCCCATCATTTCTCATTCACCAATATCAAAAGAGTAAAGAGGTAGAGAAAGAATAAAGGAATGGCAGGTGGAGGGATTGCACCATCTCAAATAAAGtagagaaaagaataaatataatTTCAGATATACATGTGGCACCAATACATGCATTAGTGCCTTCCTATGGTGTCCAAGGAAAATAATGTTTCAGCCgagaattaattttacttatgGTTACTGTTATAAGCATTCAGTAAGTTTAATTAGTGTACTTCTTATGATATAAGAGAATTTTGTAACTTTATTGTTTAGGCGGGTAAATTTCAGTTATCATTCCTGAAATTAATTCTTTCAGTCGAAGAAAGCTTAATAAAGTTTAGTTGTCGCCCGTAAAATTAACCCTTTTAGTCGAAGAAAGCTTAAATCATCCACCACTCTACTCTAGATATCATACAGAATCTAAGCAAATGAGTAATATTTCTCATTGGGCTAACTCACAAAATGGAGGGTAATTTACAAGAACGACCTTATTGAGTGATCTTGACTTCGTCTGTCCCGTAAGCATAACTTTCAAGTTTAACAAGTTTTGATTTCTAAACTTGAAGGTACTCATGTGGGCAAACAGGGGTCAAAAGTTGACCATTCATTTTCAATATACTGAGTGTAGTTTTCCCCGAGGTTGTAAAGGATTAAGAAGTGATTCCAGCATCACATAGTCCTGCAAAAGTGTGAAGTGATAAATAATAGCCCAACTCTCCAATATAAGGAGCTGCCTCTCACAAGTATGCCCCAATCAAATCGGATCTAAATTACAGTCCCAGTCTATGATTCGAAACAATATATTGCACAGTaaacatataaattttttaatctttttaaaattattttcttctattcaaatggTAAAGAATTACGTTAAACCATTTCCTTCGGAATATACAAATGCTCCAAAGATGGACTtctagtgaagaaaatattcaaCCTACTTTTCTTCATCATAAATGTAGAAATGCTATTTGGGGAATTGAGTTAAGTTCACAATAGCCTCCATATGGGTTGGTCTTGATCTCTTGGCCGTtcaacaaaaattttaaaaaatatccaTCGCTTCAGAAAAGTTTTTAGGCAAAGTTTTTGTTGCTCATGGGGCATAAGTTGTGGACATAAATTAGTTAGGTTTATAAGGCAGAGATTCAGGATAATTCAAGACAGTTAACTTGTTCAATTGACTACAAGTTCTGCCTATAGGAAAAAGCTAGGACTTATGCCTGATTGGTAACAAAAGTTTTTCTCAACAATTTGTTTTTCAAGTTAATGccattttttaaagattttattaagcggaaataaaaattcaagattggaCACTTTTGGGGACACACGCATCATTTCCGGAGGAAATCCGGATTAAATAAAGGGGAAAGAACGCGTGTGCCCTCTCAAACCAAAATAATTACCCGCCCATACCCCATTACTTTCGTAACCtcagaaaaaattaaaactatttACCCGAGATGCCCCCAAAATTATGATAtcaacatggtatataaatatattgagatggtattatggatggtcatgttcatttattataAAAACAcacacttttcaaaaaaaaaaaaatcgtatgATACtatcatcttatatacatatattgcgatggtatcatggaggcagtccttcaatgagacactcATTAGGACCATGGTACCAtcgtggtatataaatatactaagATGGTATCACGAAGATTATTTAAATCCTTCTcatagtcctccatgataccatcatgatatcTAAATATACTGCAACGGTATCACGGAGGAAGGAGATTGGGCGAGGGAGTATGTCGGGTTAATATTCCGGCCGGATGGAGTAGAAGCGAAATTACTTTAGGAGGGGCATGGAgcgggtaaatattttatattttagtggtattctttagttttgtttTCCCTTAAATAAAAGCCCATCTAAGTTCTATTCTAACGATGGATGTTCGGAAATCCTATCGGCCCATACACTCTAGACTTGGGCCGGGTACTGGATGCCCCATTTTCTTCCCCAACTCCtccacatcaattcactccccCTTTCAAAACCTCCATTGAAATGCTAGAGACTGAACTCAGAGAATAACAAGGCTTAACAAATGTCTGCCATATTCAGAATCTACAAATCAAAACCCCACACTTTCACTTTCAGAACATCTCTTTTTTCCCTATCCTCTTCCAAATTCCATTCCTCCACTTCTCCTTCTCTCAAACCTAAGCCAAAACCCTCACCTCTAGGGTTTAAATTCGAAGGTTCTAGATTAGGGTTAGGGTTAGGGTTTAGGCATAAATGGGAGGGAAGTTCCGACAATTACGATCACATAAAATCAGAGGTTAACTGTCCACGCTGTTCGAAGCAAATGAATGTGTTATTCTCCAACAGGCCGTTATCGATAACGGCCGGGGAGACGGGAATTTACCAGGCGGTGAATTTGTGTCCTCATTGCAGGACAGCGTTTTACTTCAGGCCGTTTAAATTGGAGCCTTTACAAGGGACTTTTATTGAGATTGGTAGGGTTAAAGGAGGTGAAAAAGAGAGTGATGATGAAGGGAGTTGTGGGAAAAGTGATGGTAAGATTTGGGAAAAGTTGAGGTCTTATAGTGGTGGGACCAGTGGTGGTAGTGATGATGGTGGGCAAGGTAGTTCTGAAACCGAAACGAAGGATTCGGAGGCGAAAATGGAAGAGTTACTTACACCAAAGGAGATATGTAAAGGGCTTGATCAGTTTGTTATTGGGCAAGAGAGAGCCAAGAAGGTTAGTAACACTCtctttggatggttgtttcatATTGTTTCCTAATGTATCGTGTTATactgtattgttttgatgaatacaaCGTTCAGATATATTGTATTGTTTCCCGTCTTTATATAATATCACACATCAACAATTTCGAAGGATTAAGGTATGGGGTAGAGCTACTATAAAAAGGTAGTATAAGGAATAAAATAAGATGTAaagacaaaatgagaaaaagaaataaggtATCGACGCGATCACACCAAGTCCGTATTTACATAAAATGGGACATTCCGTGGTTACATAAAGATGGATTTAACGATACGATACAATAATGTTAAGATAACAAttaaaacaaacattgtattcaaACTAAcaaaacaatacaatacaataggtaagaccatccaaacaagttgtaaGTCTTTGTTTCTGCTGGGGTATTCAACTTTGGTCTTACTGACTTGATATTCTACATTTTGCAGGTGCTTTCTGTCGCAGTTTACAACCATTATAAACGAATTTACCATTCCTCTTTGAATAAAAAGTGAGTAAACATGTGCTTATAAATGACATATCATCCTGCTAACATGTGTTCTTGCGAAGATGTGTTACCTTAGTGGAAAGTTTGATCCTTTGATAGGCTATCCCATCTAAATACTTGATTATTTTAGCTAATTATATTTTGCTTGTCTCGAGAAATTTCAAGAGCTATTTTCATTTCTCCTTAGATGCTCCAATGTTGTGACCAGAAACCTGTTCATGATGCTATTAACTTGGTAAAGCATTAACGCATAGAACACTTTCAGAGGCCAGATTAGACTATGGCCAGATTCATCTGATCACAAATGAGCATAAGGAGTTTTTGTTTTCATCTTTAGGAAAAAGACAAGAATTATCTAATAATAAGGAATTAGAATACAAAGGGAGGAAGAAACAGTCTTTCAACAAAGAGGACATGCTTCCTCCACTTCAAAGGTGGTTTTCTTCTTTGGCTATGTCTAATTCTAGTACAAATATGCAAGAGAGGAGTTTCACAGTACTATTTTCAGTAGCTGAGCATCAGAATGGACCGT encodes:
- the LOC132064500 gene encoding zinc-finger homeodomain protein 4; its protein translation is MELPPSQEEDMPIPINSTYVGGGGGGHGHGHMIHHDPTPPNNTTNHIIPPSMNGPPIDAPPVATADHHVPFKKMVRYKECLKNHAAAMGGNATDGCGEFMPSGEEGTIEALICSACNCHRNFHRKEIEGEEQLLQLPSSCGDCYHLNRGGKKVYLGHNHHKGLLGPEPFGTIIPSRVPPHHQMIMSYNMGSLPNSESEEHDQDHGGVMGMARPLHHNHHVKKRFRTKFTQEQKEKMLNFAEKVGWKIQKQEEAVVQQFCQEVGVKRRVLKVWMHNNKHSLAKKNTNDILPHENQV